The Plectropomus leopardus isolate mb chromosome 1, YSFRI_Pleo_2.0, whole genome shotgun sequence sequence GTCCCGTAAGCGTCACCAGGTCTTTACTCAGGGCCTGGAGGAAATATGAATGGAAATGTTGGAAATGGAAATGTAGCTTTTACCAGCTTACTGTGTCAATGAATGGAGTTGTTTGTGGTTGTTATAATACCTGACTGGAGCGAAGCCTCTTGGTCTCCAGTCCGCTGCGTTCCTGTAGCAGAGCTTCTTTCTTGGCCAGGATTTGCTCTCGTTTAGTGAGCTCTCCTTCCAGATCTTCCAGTCCTTTCCTCTGGTCCAGTACCCGCTCCATTTCCTCATCCAGCCAGCGTTTTTGTTCCTCGATCTTCTGCTCACACAAAAGTCcatgtcatgttgaaacagagacatacacacacacaaactgaggcTGCAGGGGAGTGATAACTCTACAAGCAAAACTCCACACATCtttaccaaaaagaaaaattcctaaaaacaaaaccactgaGTGACAAATTTTCCTACAGGTTTAAGGGCAGTTTGTTTTGTATGAATTCAAAGCTGCTACGGATATAATCTCCTTTAGAGTCTCGTCCTCCCACCTGTTGTTCTTCCAGTGAAATGACAGAGCCGTTACTGCCGCTGCGTCTCTGCCTCTGGAAGGCAGCGATCTCCTCTGTCTTTATTCTCAGGATCTTTTGCTGCTGCTCATTCTTTATTTCGAGTTCCTGCAGGTAGGATGGAGGAGTGAAGAAAAGGAGGATAAAGCTCAATTGCAGGATTTGCATAGTAGAAAAGTAAAATCTCAGCCTTCATACAGTGTACTGTTAAATTTTCCTTTAAACCATTGCCAGATGTTTGGACTTTTGATGGGTAGAGGTTACGTTTCACGTTTTCACTGTTtaggaaaaaatatgaaaagcacTCTACTGCTACTCTGCTGTATTAGCCTGACTCACCTTGACTCTGTGAGTTCTTCGTTGCATCTCGCTCTCCAGACGTCGTTTCTGCTGACTTTCTTGGCGCAGCCGCCTTTGCAGCTGCTCCTGTTGCTGCCTCATACTCTGAACACTTCGCTCCAGCTCCAACACCCGACGTTCGCTCTGAGCAGGAAGGTTAGCGAGACGAGCGGTGTCCCTCTGACGCTGGCTGAGAACCTAATATGAAGCCATACACATTTAATCTCACATAAGTTTAAATGTACAGGTACAAAAGGCATGAAAAATAGTACAGTGTTGTCTTGCTCATCACATGGCAAGGGCATGGGCTTCAAATAGTATCTTAGCTGCTCAAAAATATTCTTTCAGATGTCACCGTCACAGTCAGCATCACTCAGTCTCCAgttgtctgttgtgtttttaggcaTGAATCCAGAAGTGAAGCAGTCAAACCTGAACTTTGCTCTGAGCCGCAGCAATCTTCCTGCGACACTCCTGAGCTCTGGTCTTGTCCATCGTActgatctctctctcctgcctctcCAGGTCCTGCAGCTGCCGTTGagcctcctgcagctcctgtcGAGCCTGCACAGCTTCACTCTCCAGAGCCGTGATCTTATGGCTGTACTGTCTGTTCAGGGCCTGAGCATCCTtacctaagaaaaaaaaacacatacaagtGATGTATGAAAACACAGAGCTGAATCTCTATTTGAAAAAGATGAGGCTATAGAGCAACTAGATCCAAACAACTACCTGTTTTGACCAGCTCCTTGATGAGTTCTTCCTTCATGCGGATGGTGACCGACAGCTCCCTGATCTTCTGCTGTGCCTGGAGAAGTCCCAACTCTGAAACACCTTCAAGACTTTTCAAACTTTCACGCACAGATGTCTCCCCAGTGCTGGAGTTGGCTACAGAGATTTAAGGGAAGACACAGGTGGACATCAGCAGAGCAACACTGTAGCAACTacatcacaaacacatgtaGGGCTTTCTCTTTGCACTTTTGGCCGCGCTGCGTCAAACCATGCCGAGctgatttgtgtttcttttgtgaGTTTAAACATGCTGTGCCAGAGGTGAACCATTTCTAGAATAGGGTCAAAAGCGCAACCGGGTAGCAGTGACGTCTGCAGACAACCCCACTTTTCCCCCTCAAACAGGCGTGTTGCAACACTCAACTGCCTATGCAAGAGACCAGAGacaaaggtgttttttaaagtgtgtcaaGTCCTCAGTGCTTTTGTAGCCTCTAACttcatctctgtgttttggAATTTAGTTTACCCCTGGGTCTTTATTTGTACTTTAGATATCTGCtttattatattgtttaatATTCGCTTTCAGCAGAGTTGTGTTAAGTCAAAACCCAACATTTACTAATTTTGCTGCTTCACAACAAAAGCTTttcgattaaaaaaaatatatatattggggGAATGTATGTGGGATTTAAAAGGATCCTAAAAGATTTTAAGCATGCAAAATGTTATGAAAGAACATGTTGGTGAAAAAACTGTGTTAATGTTTATCAATGAGTGAACATGTAAGTAAAACCACAAATCGGATAGGGGCATCTGAGGTTGTTAGACTTACATGCTTTTCTGGCTAAACAGGGGTGCTGGTCTGGCTCAGGCAGAGATATGAGCCCTTGAATACCAGCTGCTGGTCCTCCTGACAGCATGTCCTTCTTAGTCCAGGTAAGGTTCACATGTCTGAAAAAATCACAAGCActacattatatacagtacatttcaCACGTAACATGAGCACGTGCTCATTCTTTCAAGCGtgcatcatttattttatcactcAGTTTAAATGGTGTAAGCTAAAAGCTGATTTCTATAAACATACTTGCGTCTCTCCTGACTGCCCTCATCTTCTGTGTCCGGCAGGTCTGCTCTTCCTGGGATCTCCTGCTCCTCATAGAGGCTACCATCCTGATCACCACCGGGTCCATTACCAAGATAGCCCACTGGACTGACCTGTAACCACACACGTGAAGCCACAGATGTACAAACAAGTAAGCTACAACATATTGTGGTTAACTGTGTGAAAATGAATTTGGATCTTTATACACCTGATAGTGTAAACAAGCTCAACTAAATGGAAGAAATGTCTAGTTCTTTGTACACATGTGGGCTTTTTTAGAAGATGGGACTTTTCATTGTAACATTGGTATATGCTCATCTCATTAAAGAGCACACACTTCCACTTCTTAACACTATTTAAACCCACACAGAACCACAGGCTGATAGACGAACTGCGCTGGTTGGTCACCTGTCTGAATGTGCCTCCATTCTGACTGTGCTGCATGGAGCCCATGGGGGCCGTGTGGGGCCGTGGCCTCAAGTTAAGGCCCAGGCCCATCAGTCCTGGAGTAGACAGCAGACACTGCAGCTCTGCTATCATGTCCTGTTGCTCCTGCAGCTTATCACTCTGAGACAGAAGGAAAGCAATGAAATAAGTAACATAGCAGCTGAGCCaacaaacatgttgaaaatCAGAATGTTATATAACGCTGACACAGCCTGAGCTGGTATCATCACCCTGCTCCCAAGTTAGCCCATATTAGGACAGCTTGTTTGACCCTGTGGTGATTACAAACATTAAATTCAGGTACTTGTTAcatgtattcattatttatttctttgtatctCACCTGCTGCTTGTATTGCTCCATAGCGTCCTCCAGAGCTGctaaaaagtctgtgttttctctctccagcCGCTGGATCTGTGCTTGAAGCATGGCAGTGCTatcttctttctctccatctttctcacTTTCATGCTCATGGCTCCACCTCTCCTCAGCCGCCTCTGCATCCTGGGAAATATTCTTTataacacatttacaaacactaaataaatattgtCTTAGAGGTGTGAAAGAGACAAACCTGGTTTCTCACAGAAGGCCTTCCTCTCCTTAACGCCACACTGTCCTCAGTGGAGCTGTTTTCGATGCCGCTGTCTGGTCCCGAGGCAGTGGTCAGTCCGCTCCGCTCCTCCTCCACTGAGCACAGCCACTCCTTCACTCTCAGACTCTGTTCTGCGGTCAGAGCCCCTTCactctgcagctcctgcagcaaCCTGTGATACATTAACAATAGAGCATTAGAGGGAAGGAAACTAAATCTATTCAACAGATTAATTAACAGATATCTCATACTCAGGATGAGAAGCCTAAAAGTAGCCTTATGATACCGCCTGTAGTTTTATACCAGCAAACTCCATTCTTTTCAAGAGAGTtgaagataaaaacataaaagtaaagtaaCACCTGTGTTATTCTTTAAATAGGGTAAAATTTCTCAAGAGCTGCTGTGAAGCCCTCTGAATTgcgatttgtgataatgggctttataaataaaaatgatttgaactgaactgaacatgAGTATGGGGCACCAATGGCTTGTTAATTACAAATACACATTAATTCACAAATTAACTTCCCACTTAGTGGTCAAGGGCACGCAGCACAATATATACAAACAGAATAAGTAGCAGTCAAAACTGGCCGTTAAACCCTCACAGCACAATGACAACTAAGTTTAACTCCATCAATCGACATGCTTGAACCTGTAAGCAGTGTCTGTGCACGTCCTGTAGTGGGCGCTCTGAGCCTGCAGTCTGCTGATCTCTCCCTCTCCGAGGCGGGGTCTCCTGTTTGGGTCAGCGTGAGAAATGATGCGGGTCTCTGAGCGCTGGCGGTTTTCGAGCGCTCTGCGAAGGGCCTTGATTTGTTGCTCCAGCCCCTCCACGCGATCTGGCTCACGCTTGCAGTTGACTGTCGCCCGGTTCTGAATGTTTCTGGCCCTTGTGGCGTAGTTAAGTGTGTTCAGGCTCTCATCAAAGTCTGAGGAGGATGGACTGATGCAGGCGATCATCAGGGTTTTTGAATTTCCTCCCAGAGAGTCTTTTAGGATCCTAGGTGAAACAAGGATGATAATTTTACATCTGTTTCTGTAAGAATAGCATGCTAAAGTATCTCCTCTTCAAAACGTACCTCGTGATTTTAGAATCTCTGTATGGTATGTGAGAGCCTTTCCTCTTGGGGTCCCCCAGTGCCCCGATAACATTTCCCAGGGCCAGAAGACCGCTGTTAATCTGGATACTCTCTTTCAGTCTCTCTCCAGTGTTCCCCGTTCTCAAAATGCGCTCTGATCCTGCAAGGTCAACAAAGTGGAACTTGGAAGACAACATCTGTGGTCCAGAATTTGTTGCAGTCCCATAAAGGCGAGAGCTTCCCCGTCGCTGGTCCATGTAGACGGTAAAAATGGTATGTGAGCGGCTGGAGTTTGGATTCATCTGGGTTGCACCAGTGTGCCTGGCTGTGTTTCCTGACTCCAGTAAACTCAACACCTCGTCGAGACCCTCCACTTCACACTCCTTTACGCCACACAAAACTATGAAGTCACAGacgcaaacaaacacaaaacgcCGATTAATACAAACTCAAACCATTATTAAAAATTCATATCAAAATCACAAAGACATGCTTTAAGTCCAATCAGGCTGCCTGTTCAATACCAATGTTGCCTTTATCCTCCCGGATGTGGATGTCTTTGCTGGCTGTCTCCACCTCCAGTAAGTCCTTAAACTCCTCCTTGTAGACCTCAAGATAGGAGACCCGGACCGAGAAGTCTGTTAGGTCATTTTCATCTAGCAGCTTGAAGACATCTGCAACAGCCCGGGGGATGATACCCTGCTCCTCATCTCTAAAAGAACCTATAAACACAATTAAGACACATAATTACACACAACTGGCTTGTTAGGGTGAAACTTAATTGGAGTAGTGTGCACTTTGTTTAACAAGTACAAGTGTGCTGTACTGTCTGCCTGGTCTTGTTCTCTTTTTATTGTCTTATGCAAACGGACCTTAGTTTACAGGATAAACTGAACAAACAACAACTGAAGTGGAAAATggaagaaaaggtaaaaaaaaaataacttacaaATATTAGCTTCTCCGATGGTGTAAGTCTTGCCTGAGCCAGTCTGCCCATAGGCAAAGACTGTAGCATTGAAACCTTGAAAGAAGGCATCTATGAGTGGCTGAACAGACACTGAATAAACCTCGTCTTGACAGCAAGTTTCTTCAAACAGGTAGTCGCAAAGAAAGTGTCGGTCGTGGCCCAGAGTCACACGACACAGCTCCGAGTCCACGGTGATGCAGCTCTCGTGGCAGTGAAGAAGCTCTTTAGGCAGCAGAGGACGCACTCGAACAGCCACTTGCACTGCAGAATAATCCCCTCTGCCTTGGCCGCTGGGCAGTTTGGGAGACATTTCTGTTTCACCACTGGAGCTCTTCTGTGTTCCTCTGCTACGTACGGATCATCTTTGGGCCACTGAAGGGGATAGAAATCACCAacaaaggttttcttttttagcatCTCTTGGCGTCTGAGCAATGTAATATGGCTACAAATGAGAATGTCATTGATACATAATAACGAAATAAACCGACATAATAgctcaaatacattttttttgtacaggtGGGCAACAATTTTTGGGTAAAGCTATTTAGCAAGCAGCACATATCTGGCAAGCAATATGTGTCACTGGCAACCATCATCTTTCCTCAGGCTTTAAGAGTCATTCTCTGTAACCTCACcatgaaaaatagtttttgacttcttttttgttCGAGTAGCATAAAAGGACTACAACTTGCATTTGGTAGTGCAACATTGCATTGTAGGTTGAAAATTTGTGTAatcaataatattaattattgaaTATTAATAGATAATATAGATATTATAGGCTATGCAGTGCTGTCAAcgtatatgcaatatgttgctttgagctttgattgaggaaaaaacacatttagtatAGCTGAAAtaagcaaactttttttctttttttcaaataacgaATAACTGatcaaaatggagaaaaaaatccaataagaaacttggtaagaaattttcCTCAAACGTgaacaatttattatttttagaaaaagctagggtaaaatgtctaggggggaaaaaagaaaaatctatggaaaactatgtttataattaattagaataattaaatatttaaaaatgttatagaattatttttaagcacaggtcatgtcctttttttttttcattttttctctttaattaattaattatacaaAATTTTAGGTAAATATCTTGtgctttttaccttttttggctatttttggggggaatttcttcttttgttgctcaaaccttctttacatgtttttgaaagaaatcaagccaatttgctcaggtttcaaagggttactaCTAACTCAACCGCAACTCATTTTGTAGCTACTTTAtagtatatgaaaaaaaaaactgaaaacaaccGACAAATAGATATGAGACATACATtttagttgtgttttgtgaacaTTTATGGTAGTGCCACTGCATACAGACTAGGGTCTGAATGGCTCAGTCCTGATCTCGACTTACTgctgaattattttaatatcaGCTCTCGGCTAACTCTAACCGAGGTCTCCAAAAGTCACGTCCTCGAGTAACGTCATGGTTTAAAAGCCATTACAATGAGTGGTGACTTGTTTCTTACGTTATTACACAGTAACGTGAGACAACATAACGTTAAATCTAACTAGTAAAGTTGTATAAGTCCTTTA is a genomic window containing:
- the kif7 gene encoding kinesin-like protein kif7 — encoded protein: MSPKLPSGQGRGDYSAVQVAVRVRPLLPKELLHCHESCITVDSELCRVTLGHDRHFLCDYLFEETCCQDEVYSVSVQPLIDAFFQGFNATVFAYGQTGSGKTYTIGEANICSFRDEEQGIIPRAVADVFKLLDENDLTDFSVRVSYLEVYKEEFKDLLEVETASKDIHIREDKGNIVLCGVKECEVEGLDEVLSLLESGNTARHTGATQMNPNSSRSHTIFTVYMDQRRGSSRLYGTATNSGPQMLSSKFHFVDLAGSERILRTGNTGERLKESIQINSGLLALGNVIGALGDPKRKGSHIPYRDSKITRILKDSLGGNSKTLMIACISPSSSDFDESLNTLNYATRARNIQNRATVNCKREPDRVEGLEQQIKALRRALENRQRSETRIISHADPNRRPRLGEGEISRLQAQSAHYRTCTDTAYRLLQELQSEGALTAEQSLRVKEWLCSVEEERSGLTTASGPDSGIENSSTEDSVALRRGRPSVRNQDAEAAEERWSHEHESEKDGEKEDSTAMLQAQIQRLERENTDFLAALEDAMEQYKQQSDKLQEQQDMIAELQCLLSTPGLMGLGLNLRPRPHTAPMGSMQHSQNGGTFRQVSPVGYLGNGPGGDQDGSLYEEQEIPGRADLPDTEDEGSQERRKHVNLTWTKKDMLSGGPAAGIQGLISLPEPDQHPCLARKASNSSTGETSVRESLKSLEGVSELGLLQAQQKIRELSVTIRMKEELIKELVKTGKDAQALNRQYSHKITALESEAVQARQELQEAQRQLQDLERQEREISTMDKTRAQECRRKIAAAQSKVQVLSQRQRDTARLANLPAQSERRVLELERSVQSMRQQQEQLQRRLRQESQQKRRLESEMQRRTHRVKELEIKNEQQQKILRIKTEEIAAFQRQRRSGSNGSVISLEEQQKIEEQKRWLDEEMERVLDQRKGLEDLEGELTKREQILAKKEALLQERSGLETKRLRSSQALSKDLVTLTGRIETLERELSERNGLLRSSSAQDSQQIRQEISNLRQEKDSLLKQRVELDDKLRQGSLLSPEEERTLFQLDEAIEALDAAIEYKNEAITQRQRQLRASASMLSQWEMNLMAKLSYLSASETRALLCKYFDKVVSLREEERKLQLTLAELEMHLDEQQKQVQWLENALDRTQLDTDRRLTQQQKEHERSVQLLLQQCREQMDEGLAGRQRQYEGWIHNLSKELNHYKAANLELSNKLRELCCSASQPKEYAKAVASDGKPAGVGSMEKLSRCREDSPGGRGTGQSEKPPRSREEMRELVNTPLPSTWRRSSLPTEEPAVMEELWLRAAGDVPVNRVVQTGMGSCFGQTSLPVVKSRRESRRSSLNIGPLTSNNAFIDVRKNPV